Proteins encoded in a region of the Paenibacillus sp. E222 genome:
- a CDS encoding esterase family protein, which produces MMMIITTAPEGYDQYRENIRHGNIEMVEYFSATVGNSRKTMVYTPPGYSVEYTYNVLYLLHGIGGDEAEWHNHANPQVILDNLYDDNKLEPMIVVFPNGRAMPNDRAEGDLFDPEKIKAFETFESDLLHDLIPFIESNYHVRTKRENRAIAGLSMGGGQSLNIGLKNLNHFAWIGAFSAAPNTKAPELLLPHPSEASSLLRLLWLSCGDQDNLKQISEQMHAYLAQHEVPHIWYEESGGHDWPLWKNDLYQYSKLIFQY; this is translated from the coding sequence ATGATGATGATAATAACTACGGCACCGGAAGGGTATGACCAGTACAGGGAAAACATACGGCATGGCAACATTGAAATGGTGGAATATTTCTCGGCAACGGTAGGGAATTCGCGCAAAACCATGGTGTATACTCCACCCGGATATTCCGTTGAATATACCTATAATGTGCTTTATCTTTTGCATGGGATCGGTGGAGACGAAGCCGAATGGCATAATCATGCCAATCCACAAGTGATTCTCGACAATCTGTACGACGATAACAAGCTTGAACCGATGATTGTCGTTTTTCCTAATGGCCGCGCAATGCCAAACGACAGGGCTGAGGGAGATCTGTTTGATCCGGAGAAAATAAAAGCATTCGAGACGTTTGAGTCCGATTTACTTCACGATTTAATTCCTTTTATTGAATCGAATTACCATGTACGGACGAAAAGGGAGAACCGGGCAATTGCAGGATTGTCCATGGGCGGAGGCCAGTCTTTAAATATCGGATTGAAAAATTTAAACCATTTTGCCTGGATCGGTGCGTTCTCCGCAGCTCCAAACACCAAAGCCCCGGAGCTGCTTCTCCCGCATCCATCAGAAGCGTCATCGCTTCTTCGATTGCTCTGGTTGTCCTGCGGTGACCAAGACAACCTCAAGCAAATCAGCGAACAGATGCACGCTTATTTGGCACAGCACGAAGTACCTCATATTTGGTATGAGGAGAGCGGTGGACATGATTGGCCTTTATGGAAGAATGATCTGTATCAATATTCCAAATTAATTTTTCAATATTAA
- a CDS encoding glucuronoxylanase produces MLFKLKKSISILLAILTALPLILTPIQASAASDVTVNLSSEKQLIKGFGGINHPAWIGDLTSAQRDTAFGNGQNQLGFSILRVYIDENKNNWYKEVPTAKRAIELGAIVFASPWNPPSDMVETFNRNGDTAAKRLKYDKYAAYSQHLNDFVSYMKSNGVNLYAISVQNEPDYAHDWTWWTPQEMLRFMKDYAGSITGAKVMAPESFSYLKEMSDPILNDPQALANMDILGAHTYGTQFNNFPYPLFKQKGAGKELWMSEVYYPNSNANSADNWPEALDVSYHIHNAMVEADFQAYVWWYIRRQYGPMKEDGTISKRGYNMAHFSKFVRPGFVRVEATKNPDTQTFISAYKGDNKVVIVAINRGTSAVNQKFVLQNGNASTVSSWITDSTRNLAAGSSINITNNSFTAQLPAQSVTTFTAALK; encoded by the coding sequence TTGTTATTCAAATTAAAGAAGTCAATTAGTATTCTGTTGGCCATCCTGACTGCCTTGCCGCTGATCTTAACTCCAATTCAGGCTTCGGCTGCCAGCGATGTTACTGTGAACTTGTCCTCTGAAAAGCAGCTTATCAAGGGATTTGGGGGAATCAATCATCCGGCCTGGATTGGAGATTTGACATCAGCACAAAGAGATACGGCATTCGGTAATGGACAAAATCAGCTAGGTTTTTCGATTTTGCGTGTGTATATTGATGAAAACAAAAACAATTGGTATAAAGAAGTGCCTACCGCGAAACGAGCCATCGAGCTGGGGGCGATCGTCTTTGCGTCACCATGGAATCCCCCAAGTGATATGGTGGAAACATTCAATCGTAATGGAGACACTGCAGCCAAGCGCCTTAAATACGACAAATATGCAGCGTATTCCCAGCATCTTAACGACTTTGTTTCTTACATGAAATCCAACGGTGTTAATCTCTATGCAATCTCCGTGCAAAATGAACCGGATTATGCGCATGATTGGACATGGTGGACACCTCAGGAGATGCTTCGATTCATGAAAGATTATGCAGGCTCCATTACAGGAGCAAAAGTAATGGCGCCAGAATCCTTCTCTTACTTGAAAGAAATGTCAGACCCCATACTGAATGATCCTCAAGCTTTAGCAAACATGGACATTCTGGGTGCACATACGTATGGTACACAGTTTAACAATTTCCCTTACCCACTTTTTAAACAAAAAGGTGCTGGCAAGGAACTTTGGATGTCGGAGGTATACTACCCTAATAGTAATGCGAACTCAGCAGATAATTGGCCAGAAGCGCTGGATGTCTCCTATCACATCCATAATGCAATGGTAGAGGCAGATTTCCAGGCGTATGTGTGGTGGTATATTCGTAGACAATACGGACCCATGAAAGAGGATGGCACTATTAGCAAGCGGGGATATAACATGGCCCATTTTTCCAAGTTTGTTCGCCCAGGCTTTGTAAGAGTTGAGGCGACGAAAAATCCGGATACCCAAACGTTTATCTCTGCATACAAAGGAGATAACAAGGTGGTTATCGTAGCAATCAACCGAGGTACTTCCGCTGTAAACCAAAAGTTCGTATTGCAAAACGGGAACGCCTCAACCGTATCTTCCTGGATTACGGACAGCACAAGAAATCTGGCAGCCGGATCTTCCATTAACATCACTAACAATTCTTTTACTGCTCAACTTCCTGCCCAGAGTGTTACCACATTCACAGCTGCATTAAAGTAG
- a CDS encoding LysR family transcriptional regulator produces MNLQQLKVFVYVVELQKLYLVAHKLNITQPTVTFHLNKLQEDAGIALFHTKTYHVIKLTEAGKALYHYASQIVALNEEMLRTLDDHRGSETGRLLIGSTHTPATYMLPSLLSDFKQQHNLLLSLDVKPARYIMEKIKYFELDVGVISHTSPDDADLIFEPLMKDDLVIIFHPEHPLARQSIVHPMDLQAYPLVAHEEGSSSRTLIDQWAEAHGVQFTHAIEISGSEALKSIVRLNLGIGMVSEASIIQELQKGELKACPIPDWTPVRTIYAVRHRNKLVTPALSLFWHMLVTSFSARNELL; encoded by the coding sequence ATGAATTTGCAGCAATTGAAGGTGTTTGTCTACGTCGTGGAATTGCAAAAGCTGTACTTAGTCGCACATAAGCTGAATATTACACAACCGACAGTGACATTCCATTTGAACAAACTGCAGGAGGACGCCGGGATTGCCCTGTTTCATACCAAAACCTATCATGTCATCAAATTGACGGAAGCTGGCAAGGCACTGTACCACTATGCCAGTCAGATTGTTGCCCTGAACGAGGAAATGCTCCGCACTCTGGACGACCACAGGGGCTCCGAAACTGGTCGATTGCTGATCGGAAGTACCCATACACCCGCCACATATATGCTTCCATCCTTGTTATCCGATTTCAAACAGCAGCATAATCTGCTCCTGAGTCTTGATGTAAAACCGGCACGCTACATAATGGAGAAAATAAAATATTTCGAATTGGATGTGGGCGTTATCTCCCATACTTCCCCGGATGATGCGGATCTGATCTTTGAACCACTGATGAAGGATGATCTGGTCATTATTTTCCATCCCGAGCATCCGCTGGCTCGCCAAAGTATCGTTCACCCCATGGATTTGCAGGCATATCCGCTCGTTGCTCATGAGGAGGGCTCAAGCAGTCGCACGCTGATTGATCAATGGGCGGAAGCACATGGGGTCCAGTTCACCCACGCCATTGAAATATCCGGTTCCGAGGCATTGAAATCCATTGTTCGCCTTAATCTTGGTATTGGCATGGTATCTGAAGCCTCCATTATTCAGGAGCTGCAAAAAGGAGAACTCAAAGCCTGCCCTATTCCCGATTGGACTCCGGTTAGAACGATCTATGCAGTAAGACATCGTAATAAACTGGTTACGCCAGCATTAAGCCTGTTTTGGCACATGCTTGTAACAAGCTTCTCAGCTCGAAACGAACTATTATAG
- a CDS encoding extracellular solute-binding protein has product MNNIWRKRLSGMSLLLVLVTAGCGGGTITTGSGSSNGETAAPVSSTAEGSSSLAQEDTGETIYLYGNDFVDIVAPEFAKQTGYKIEAVHYGGGEALAKIEAEQGNPQWDVVMMDGHGSIRSLADRGFLMTDWTPDHIGNLTEYGSSLVPEDHAYTPISIHASAVIAYNTNRLTKEQAPKTWDEFFEYKGTAGQADPAVAAPAYPLVSALFYKWGIDQGEQRYAQMMGNGLRVYPKNGPLGSALVSGEIDIAALQESNAYDLKLSGEPVELVWPEEGAPGSLRVAAISKQTKNPAAAKAFVEFMLEPETQQMLASLDSSDSFFTPLVKGVEARKERETNATFILPPAEWAAEHEVQIKTWFADQNVN; this is encoded by the coding sequence ATGAATAACATTTGGCGAAAAAGATTAAGCGGAATGAGCTTGCTGCTCGTACTGGTTACGGCAGGATGCGGAGGAGGAACGATAACAACAGGGAGTGGATCATCTAACGGCGAAACTGCCGCACCGGTCTCTTCTACAGCTGAAGGCAGCAGCTCACTTGCCCAGGAGGACACAGGTGAGACCATCTATTTATATGGGAATGACTTTGTGGATATTGTGGCACCTGAATTTGCCAAACAGACCGGATACAAAATAGAGGCTGTACATTATGGCGGCGGAGAGGCTCTGGCCAAAATTGAAGCCGAGCAGGGCAATCCACAGTGGGATGTTGTCATGATGGACGGTCACGGATCGATTCGCAGCCTGGCAGACAGGGGATTTCTGATGACGGACTGGACTCCTGATCATATCGGTAACCTGACCGAATACGGCTCCTCGCTGGTTCCCGAGGACCACGCGTATACTCCAATCAGTATTCATGCATCTGCGGTTATCGCTTATAACACCAACCGTCTTACCAAGGAGCAGGCGCCGAAGACCTGGGATGAGTTTTTTGAATATAAGGGCACCGCAGGTCAGGCTGATCCGGCGGTTGCGGCACCTGCATATCCGCTCGTTTCTGCACTGTTTTATAAGTGGGGCATTGATCAGGGAGAGCAAAGGTATGCACAAATGATGGGCAATGGTCTCAGAGTTTATCCCAAAAACGGTCCTCTGGGCAGTGCCCTTGTCTCAGGGGAAATCGATATTGCAGCGCTCCAGGAGAGCAATGCTTATGACCTGAAGTTATCGGGAGAACCCGTTGAACTGGTCTGGCCGGAAGAAGGTGCACCGGGAAGCTTACGTGTTGCTGCCATCAGCAAACAGACCAAGAACCCTGCCGCTGCTAAGGCTTTTGTAGAGTTCATGCTTGAACCGGAAACGCAGCAGATGTTAGCTTCCCTCGATTCATCCGACAGCTTCTTTACCCCATTGGTAAAGGGAGTAGAAGCGAGGAAGGAACGCGAGACGAATGCAACTTTCATTCTTCCGCCAGCTGAATGGGCCGCCGAACACGAGGTACAGATCAAAACCTGGTTTGCTGACCAGAACGTAAATTAA
- a CDS encoding iron ABC transporter permease, whose protein sequence is MKNSGTRWGVGVALLLFIIIFLPLLAVLLNAILPGLFFGNIQFQGFGLLGEIFHRPLWRQSLLNSVWLGIGTALLGTLIGASLAMVRARWNFASGRLLDAGVWLLLIAPSFMLAQGWVLFAGADGLASRLLGMNWVTAALFQPSGLMVIMALSKFPLAYLTVLAATEWNVSQYGHAARLNGAHPWTVWRTVELPLAAPSIVAGATLVFIDTVGDFGLPAALSTVYRFPTLTYSIYSAIYQSPVRFDMAGVLAFYLVVLLAMAMTVLLWSLRRSRFDFLNARAVRMIKVRPKSTLFLNGVTIVFLMMSIGIPVGSSLCVSLMKKAGNKLVWPNLTLDHYFSLFAASSTDHKQLSFFEGMLHSLTIAAIAAGISIIIGFIVAYVLTFTEFKMKGWLQLFSIISLAVPGIVMGIGYIFVWNQKWLETFNLHLYGSPSLLVIAVIAGAVPYAVRVQLGSFGTISSSILNAAAVQGAGTLARMLHIVLPLVRRSLLLAVLTAFGTSVFDLALTSMLQPANYVLMPLVIDQAFEFGRYGYATAATVLSGGMVLLIIVLIQFTGEAIFKWSDRRERNRTKIQERHTHTVQQGGSPYEFNS, encoded by the coding sequence ATGAAAAACTCTGGAACACGTTGGGGAGTCGGCGTAGCGCTTCTGTTATTCATCATAATTTTTCTGCCGCTGCTTGCGGTTCTGTTGAACGCGATATTGCCCGGCTTGTTTTTTGGCAACATACAGTTTCAGGGCTTCGGACTACTCGGAGAGATATTTCACCGACCCTTGTGGCGACAGTCCTTGCTTAACTCCGTGTGGCTTGGGATAGGAACTGCACTTCTGGGCACGTTGATTGGAGCCTCGCTAGCTATGGTAAGGGCGCGCTGGAACTTTGCATCAGGGCGTCTGCTGGATGCCGGAGTCTGGCTGCTGCTCATCGCGCCTTCGTTCATGCTGGCTCAAGGATGGGTGCTGTTTGCTGGTGCTGACGGACTTGCCAGCCGATTGCTCGGTATGAACTGGGTGACAGCTGCTCTGTTTCAACCTTCCGGGCTTATGGTCATTATGGCCCTGAGCAAATTTCCGCTGGCTTATCTGACGGTTCTTGCTGCAACGGAATGGAATGTCAGCCAATACGGACATGCTGCCCGTTTGAATGGCGCTCACCCATGGACGGTATGGCGCACGGTGGAGTTACCACTTGCGGCTCCTTCCATTGTAGCGGGAGCTACGCTGGTATTTATAGATACTGTCGGTGATTTTGGTCTGCCAGCGGCATTGTCCACGGTCTACCGATTTCCTACACTGACATATTCAATCTATTCTGCCATCTATCAATCTCCTGTTCGTTTTGATATGGCCGGAGTACTTGCTTTTTATCTGGTCGTCCTATTGGCAATGGCCATGACTGTTCTGCTATGGTCTCTGCGCAGATCCAGGTTTGATTTCTTGAATGCGAGAGCGGTCAGAATGATTAAGGTTAGACCGAAGAGCACACTGTTTCTGAATGGAGTAACCATTGTATTTTTAATGATGAGTATCGGCATTCCGGTGGGAAGCAGTCTATGCGTTTCCTTGATGAAAAAGGCTGGTAACAAATTGGTTTGGCCAAATTTGACCCTTGATCATTATTTTTCCCTGTTTGCAGCGTCCTCTACGGACCACAAGCAGCTCAGTTTTTTTGAAGGCATGCTCCATTCATTGACGATTGCTGCAATCGCAGCAGGCATCAGTATCATCATTGGATTCATCGTGGCTTATGTCCTTACATTTACGGAATTTAAAATGAAGGGCTGGCTGCAGTTATTCTCGATCATATCGCTGGCTGTGCCGGGGATTGTGATGGGAATCGGTTACATTTTTGTCTGGAATCAAAAGTGGCTGGAGACATTCAATCTGCACCTCTATGGGTCTCCCTCGCTGCTTGTGATCGCAGTTATTGCAGGTGCTGTTCCATACGCCGTACGTGTTCAGTTGGGCTCTTTCGGCACCATCTCGTCCTCTATCCTGAATGCCGCGGCAGTGCAGGGAGCAGGAACATTGGCTCGAATGCTGCACATTGTTCTTCCCTTGGTACGCAGATCATTGCTGCTTGCCGTCCTGACGGCCTTTGGCACAAGTGTATTCGATCTTGCTTTGACTTCCATGCTGCAGCCGGCCAATTATGTGCTGATGCCGCTTGTGATTGATCAAGCCTTTGAGTTTGGTCGTTATGGGTATGCAACGGCAGCAACTGTTCTGAGTGGAGGGATGGTTCTCCTGATCATTGTACTCATTCAATTTACAGGAGAGGCCATATTTAAGTGGAGCGATCGTCGAGAGAGAAACAGAACCAAGATTCAGGAAAGGCATACCCATACGGTACAACAAGGAGGCTCACCATATGAATTCAATTCTTAA
- a CDS encoding ABC transporter ATP-binding protein produces the protein MNSILKLEGVHKSFDKQVVLRPMSFALNHGERICILGPSGCGKSTLLQLIAGLLRVDGGSIEMDGKSVDTRHQYIPPEKRPVNMVFQDYALWPHMTIRQNIEYGMKRGKIGSTVRNQRVDRLQAMLQLDGLLDRLPSQCSGGQQQRAGMARALATEPSILLMDEPLSNLDVKLRTEMRSELGRLLSDLETTVLYVTHDMLEAFTLADRILVLREGRIDQFAEPQQLFTRPATPWVARLMGYHNRINGIYTIGASSVMIAGRCIAGRMIDPGLGGQAAIIMLHPEQLKLRATDEEGNHNEIRGTVIQTIFEGIHWRVIIATEDHQRIHAFHAEPLELGSACWVQCSPEQTMIYRGGAHTEDE, from the coding sequence ATGAATTCAATTCTTAAACTGGAAGGGGTGCACAAGTCCTTCGATAAACAGGTTGTACTCAGGCCGATGTCTTTTGCCCTGAATCATGGGGAGAGGATCTGCATTCTCGGACCTTCGGGATGTGGAAAATCCACCCTGCTGCAACTGATTGCGGGACTGTTAAGAGTGGATGGAGGAAGCATTGAAATGGATGGTAAAAGCGTGGACACCAGACATCAGTACATCCCTCCAGAAAAACGTCCGGTAAACATGGTGTTCCAGGATTATGCGCTGTGGCCGCATATGACCATTCGCCAGAATATCGAGTACGGTATGAAACGCGGCAAAATCGGCTCCACTGTTCGTAATCAGCGAGTGGATCGACTGCAAGCGATGCTGCAGTTGGACGGGCTGCTGGACCGTCTGCCCTCCCAATGCTCGGGTGGGCAGCAGCAACGCGCCGGAATGGCGCGTGCACTGGCAACGGAACCTTCCATACTGCTTATGGACGAACCGTTATCCAATCTTGATGTGAAGCTGAGGACTGAGATGCGAAGTGAATTGGGGAGACTTTTGTCGGATCTGGAAACCACAGTGCTCTATGTTACCCATGACATGCTGGAGGCTTTTACTTTGGCTGACCGGATTTTGGTGCTTCGTGAAGGACGAATTGATCAGTTTGCCGAACCTCAGCAATTATTTACGCGTCCGGCAACGCCTTGGGTTGCCCGCTTAATGGGATACCATAATCGAATTAACGGGATCTATACAATAGGAGCATCATCCGTCATGATTGCAGGCCGGTGTATTGCAGGGAGGATGATAGATCCAGGACTTGGCGGACAGGCAGCCATTATTATGCTTCACCCGGAGCAATTAAAGCTTCGAGCAACAGACGAGGAAGGAAATCATAATGAGATCAGGGGTACGGTTATACAAACCATTTTTGAAGGCATACACTGGAGAGTAATTATCGCAACAGAGGATCATCAACGTATTCATGCGTTTCATGCTGAACCTCTGGAACTGGGCTCGGCATGCTGGGTTCAATGTTCCCCAGAGCAAACGATGATCTATCGGGGAGGAGCACACACGGAAGATGAGTAG
- a CDS encoding metallophosphoesterase, giving the protein MSRLLAVSDIHGHGHLLKQLLAASGYNPDKDCLVLLGDYVNKGPDSWGTLQLVHDLTQKGAIALQGNNERKWLRSMPDSIPASHDEIANVRKFLDQMPLWYICDSYLFVHAGIRPGIPLDHQTAEDLTEIRQPFFESPVNPEYTIVFGHTSTYRFLVPPWQIWIGAGKMGIDTGAGHGYYVSLIDLTHRLQWYISVHSPSTVRCSVIPGSSGGLEDKSIYS; this is encoded by the coding sequence ATGAGTAGACTGCTGGCCGTGTCTGATATACACGGACATGGACATCTTCTGAAGCAGCTGCTGGCTGCTTCAGGTTATAATCCTGACAAGGACTGCCTCGTTTTGTTGGGAGATTACGTGAATAAGGGGCCGGATTCCTGGGGAACGCTCCAGCTGGTGCATGATCTGACCCAAAAAGGTGCCATTGCCTTACAAGGGAATAATGAACGCAAGTGGCTGCGTTCCATGCCTGATTCAATCCCGGCAAGCCATGATGAGATCGCAAATGTCCGCAAATTTTTGGATCAAATGCCGTTATGGTATATATGTGATTCCTATTTGTTCGTACATGCTGGTATTCGTCCTGGAATTCCGCTAGACCATCAAACCGCTGAAGATCTGACCGAGATCAGACAGCCCTTTTTTGAAAGCCCGGTTAACCCTGAATATACAATTGTATTTGGTCATACCTCGACGTACCGCTTTCTTGTTCCGCCGTGGCAAATATGGATTGGAGCAGGCAAAATGGGGATTGATACTGGAGCCGGTCACGGATATTATGTCAGTCTGATCGATCTTACACATCGCTTGCAATGGTACATTTCTGTCCATTCTCCATCGACTGTCAGATGTTCTGTCATCCCCGGCTCATCCGGGGGACTGGAAGACAAGAGCATATATTCATAG
- a CDS encoding helix-turn-helix transcriptional regulator, with amino-acid sequence MNTEAFDSTNLKLFDEPANLLKALSHPIRLCIVRGLMRKKKCNVSYMQECLDLPQSTVSQHLQKLRSAGIVATERNGLEVNYVLADQRIEQMIPILFGEEDCES; translated from the coding sequence TTGAATACTGAAGCTTTTGATAGCACTAATCTAAAACTGTTCGACGAGCCTGCTAATTTACTGAAAGCTCTATCTCATCCGATTCGTCTGTGCATTGTGCGCGGGTTGATGCGAAAAAAGAAATGCAATGTTTCATATATGCAGGAGTGTCTGGATCTCCCGCAATCAACAGTGTCTCAGCATTTGCAGAAGCTACGCAGTGCAGGTATTGTAGCGACTGAGCGCAATGGCCTTGAAGTAAATTATGTGCTTGCCGACCAACGGATTGAACAGATGATACCTATTTTGTTTGGAGAGGAAGATTGTGAATCATGA
- a CDS encoding FAD-dependent oxidoreductase — protein sequence MSKKVLIVGGVAGGASAAARLRRLDEHAEIIIFEKGPYISFANCGLPYYIGGSIEDRERLLVQTPKGMADRFNIDVRTRSEIVAVDPHTRTVQVESQERGRYEESYDELILSPGAKPIVPDLPGKDNPLIYTVRSIPDIDRIKKQISSSNNASSIVIGGGFIGVEMAENLKEAGLDVTLVEGNGQLLTPFDAELAAALAQEMEQNGVKLLFSQRVQGFRSLEQGIGVELVDGRVLTADMVILAIGVTPDTAFLRNSGVSLGTRGHIMVNDALESSVPHIYAVGDAIEVTDTIHGTKTAIPLAGPANKQGRIVADRIAGLSSIYKGTQGTAIIKVFGMTGAATGSNEKTLKRLGIEYRTVIVHPASHASYYPGSSAITLKLLFTPTGKILGAQAVGYDGVDKRIDDIAVAIHFGGHISDLTELELSYAPPYSSAKDPVNMAGYAAENIMAGRVETFTYDQLSERQPEQSILLDVRSELEHRNGNIPGSINISVDELRQRLDELDPTKDIWVYCQVGLRGYTASQILRQHGFKVKNLSGGYKTYRQAQFRPAPISTGNDVNNDGQDQNNNSKHAVVKERELPNPTSAQPQRIDNELNVCGLSCPGPLIQLKQKMDQLSNGETLRVKASDPGFYEDVKAWATMSGSSLLHLERSKGGTIEAVIAKNIAQPVSSAMETPKEEPASTMVVFSGDLDKAIASLIIANGAAASGRKVTMFFTFWGLNIIRKHQPQPVSKTMIGRMFDMMLPRGSHKLGMSKMNMLGVGPKIIRSVMKNNNVASLEELMQTATAQGVEFVACQMSMDLMGIQREELMDSVNIGGVGYYLGQAAQANHNLFI from the coding sequence ATGAGCAAAAAAGTACTGATTGTAGGCGGAGTAGCGGGTGGTGCATCAGCAGCTGCCCGTCTGCGCCGTCTGGATGAACATGCCGAAATTATCATATTTGAAAAAGGACCCTATATATCGTTTGCCAATTGCGGCTTACCTTATTATATTGGTGGCTCGATCGAGGATCGAGAACGTCTGCTGGTACAAACGCCTAAAGGTATGGCTGATCGTTTTAATATTGATGTACGTACTCGAAGCGAGATCGTCGCTGTTGATCCGCATACTCGTACAGTTCAGGTAGAAAGCCAGGAGCGTGGTCGATATGAAGAAAGCTATGACGAATTGATTTTGTCACCAGGTGCCAAGCCAATCGTTCCTGATCTGCCGGGTAAGGATAATCCACTGATTTATACGGTGCGCAGCATTCCTGATATTGATCGGATCAAGAAGCAAATAAGTTCGTCTAACAACGCATCATCAATTGTTATTGGTGGAGGATTTATTGGTGTTGAAATGGCAGAAAATTTGAAGGAAGCCGGGTTGGATGTGACGTTGGTAGAGGGGAATGGTCAGCTGCTCACCCCATTTGATGCTGAGCTGGCAGCAGCCTTGGCACAGGAAATGGAGCAAAATGGGGTAAAGCTGTTGTTTTCCCAGCGTGTTCAGGGCTTTCGTTCACTTGAGCAGGGAATTGGTGTCGAGCTTGTTGATGGTCGTGTTCTGACAGCTGACATGGTTATTCTTGCAATCGGTGTAACTCCAGATACAGCTTTTCTGAGAAATAGCGGAGTTTCCCTGGGAACACGTGGACATATTATGGTGAACGATGCACTCGAAAGCAGTGTGCCACATATCTATGCTGTTGGCGATGCGATCGAAGTAACTGACACCATTCATGGCACAAAGACAGCTATTCCGCTTGCTGGACCTGCCAACAAACAGGGACGCATTGTTGCAGATCGTATTGCCGGACTAAGCTCCATCTACAAAGGAACACAAGGGACAGCCATTATTAAAGTGTTTGGAATGACCGGGGCAGCTACAGGCAGTAATGAGAAAACACTAAAACGTCTCGGCATCGAGTATCGAACTGTAATCGTGCATCCTGCATCTCATGCATCGTATTATCCCGGTTCCAGCGCGATTACGCTGAAACTGCTGTTTACACCGACAGGTAAAATTTTAGGCGCACAAGCAGTTGGTTATGACGGAGTGGATAAACGGATTGATGACATTGCTGTAGCCATTCATTTTGGGGGTCACATCAGTGATTTGACAGAGCTTGAGTTGAGTTATGCGCCACCGTATTCCTCTGCAAAAGATCCGGTTAATATGGCTGGTTATGCAGCTGAAAATATCATGGCAGGGCGTGTTGAAACGTTCACCTATGATCAGCTATCTGAACGCCAGCCGGAGCAATCAATACTGCTGGATGTACGCAGTGAGCTGGAGCATCGCAATGGGAATATTCCAGGTTCAATAAATATTTCAGTGGATGAGCTTCGTCAGCGTTTAGATGAATTAGACCCAACCAAAGATATTTGGGTATACTGCCAGGTTGGTCTGCGTGGATATACAGCTTCGCAAATTTTGCGACAACATGGCTTTAAGGTGAAAAATCTGAGTGGAGGTTATAAAACATACCGCCAAGCGCAATTTCGGCCCGCTCCAATTTCTACCGGCAACGACGTAAATAATGACGGACAAGATCAGAACAATAATTCGAAACATGCTGTAGTAAAGGAAAGAGAGCTTCCCAACCCAACCTCTGCACAGCCACAGCGTATCGATAACGAGTTGAACGTGTGCGGTTTAAGTTGCCCCGGCCCGCTGATTCAACTCAAGCAGAAAATGGATCAACTATCGAATGGAGAGACCCTGCGGGTGAAAGCTTCCGATCCAGGATTTTATGAAGATGTGAAAGCATGGGCAACCATGTCTGGCTCCTCACTCCTACACTTGGAACGATCCAAAGGCGGCACTATTGAAGCTGTTATTGCGAAGAATATCGCGCAGCCCGTATCTTCAGCTATGGAAACTCCTAAAGAGGAGCCTGCCAGCACGATGGTTGTCTTCAGTGGTGATCTGGATAAAGCGATTGCTTCTCTTATTATTGCAAATGGGGCAGCAGCAAGTGGACGTAAAGTAACCATGTTCTTCACTTTCTGGGGATTGAATATTATCCGTAAGCATCAGCCACAGCCTGTATCCAAAACAATGATCGGCCGCATGTTTGACATGATGTTACCGCGCGGCAGCCACAAGCTTGGCATGTCCAAAATGAATATGCTCGGCGTTGGTCCGAAGATTATCCGCAGCGTTATGAAGAATAATAATGTTGCTTCTCTGGAAGAACTGATGCAGACCGCAACTGCGCAGGGAGTTGAGTTTGTCGCTTGCCAGATGTCCATGGATTTAATGGGGATTCAGCGTGAAGAATTAATGGATTCGGTTAACATTGGTGGAGTGGGTTATTATCTGGGGCAGGCAGCTCAGGCAAATCATAATCTATTTATTTAA